The Drosophila biarmipes strain raj3 chromosome 2L, RU_DBia_V1.1, whole genome shotgun sequence genome has a window encoding:
- the LOC108027723 gene encoding protein ovarian tumor locus, with protein MMSEMLHRPVSLGSKRSPDPIDLFLEQHLLFRKHTVRNASCLFRVVAEQVYDTQMLHHEVRMECVRYMFRKRSSFRRFVSGDYDEYLWRLQMPRTAGTMLELCVLGHLYRRNVIIYKPFDLGDLVIHREGYPETLRVFVNHRGHFDSVLMKSEIELAAIGQAVAFKLLYKHFFRLPDIDLAVEWMLHPETFRWGTDLEFDHRGNAIRLLCSNGRSFKLDRPSHTSCILANYQGCPFHNPRLKVRRFMVSCMRRLLERNRPPISYLTAKSLDPYMYRNVELNCLQEDLRKSINSNVYKGDYNFKVGAKCQVESEVSQRLSVCHIQAISEDKSSCLVFVEGQGKFKDVPYNNLHPLPPNEFQPWDCKPKERSERNRRFKLRRMNHQMNHRQNIKKAAPGRKKLSQPTPTIQCHQVAPLPDQQLASAPSVPQVSMPPSQTTLRPVFLPPSLVGPPGVVQHNQELLPNSIQPQHLMFRPCGPIFYVTPPRAEAAPGLVPHPFVVRNSVVIHSNPEPNPPPT; from the exons ATGATGTCCGAAATGCTGCACCGACCCGTTTCCCTTGGGAGTAAaa GATCCCCCGATCCGATCGATCTGTTCCTGGAGCAGCACCTTCTCTTCCGGAAGCACACGGTGAGGAACGCCTCGTGCTTGTTCCGCGTGGTCGCCGAGCAGGTCTATGACACCCAGATGCTGCACCACGAGGTGCGCATGGAGTGCGTACGCTACATGTTCCGGAAAAGGAGCAGTTTCCGGCGATTTGTGAGTGGCGACTACGACGAGTACCTGTGGCGCCTGCAGATGCCCAGGACGGCGGGCACCATGCTGGAGCTATGCGTCCTGGGCCACCTGTACCGCCGGAACGTGATCATTTACAAACCCTTCGACCTGGGCGATCTGGTCATCCACCGCGAGGGCTACCCGGAGACCCTGAGGGTTTTTGTTAACCACCGCGGGCACTTTGACTCCGTGCTGATGAAGTCGGAAATCGAGCTGGCCGCCATTGGCCAAGCCGTGGCCTTCAAGTTGCTCTACAAGCACTTCTTCCGCCTGCCGGACATCGATCTTGCCGTGGAATGGATGCTCCATCCGGAGACCTTCAGATGGGGCACCGACTTGGAGTTCGATCACCGCGGCAATGCCATCCGGTTGCTGTGCAGCAACGGTCGCAGCTTCAAGCTCGACCGCCCCTCACATACATCTTGCATCCTCGCCAACTACCAAGGTTGCCCGTTCCACAATCCCAGGCTGAAGGTTCGCCGCTTCATGGTGTCCTGCATGCGACGTCTCCTGGAACGGAATCGCCCGCCCATTTCCTATCTGACAGCCAAGTCCTTGGATCCCTATATGTACCGCAACGTCGAGCTTAATTGCCTGCAGGAAGACCTACGCAAGTCGATCAACTCGAATGTCTATAAAGGAGACTATAACTTCAAGGTGGGAGCCAAGTGCCAGGTGGAGTCAGAGGTTAGCCAGCGGTTAAGCGTTTGCCATATCCAGGCTATCAGCGAGGATAAATCCTCCTGCCTGGTGTTTGTCGAAGGGCAGGGCAAATTTAAAGACGTTCCCTATAACAATCTACATCCGTTGCCGCCAAATGAGTTTCAACCTTGGGACTGCAAGCCCAAGGAGCGATCCGAACGAAACCGACGCTTCAAGTTGAGACGCATGAATCACCAAATGAATCATCgtcaaaacataaaaaaggcTGCTCCAGGTCGCAAAAAGTTGTCTCAGCCGACTCCGACCATCCAATGTCATCAAGTGGCGCCTCTGCCTGACCAGCAGCTTGCTTCGGCTCCGTCTGTACCTCAGGTTTCCATGCCCCCATCGCAAACCACTCTCCGCCCGGTATTCCTACCGCCTTCTCTCGTTGGGCCTCCAGGAGTGGTGCAGCATAACCAGGAATTGCTGCCCAACTCAATTCAACCGCAGCACTTGATGTTTCGTCCTTGCGGACCAATCTTTTATGTCACACCACCAAGAGCTGAAGCTGCGCCAGGCCTAGTACCGCATCCTTTTGTTGTGCGCAACTCCGTGGTGATCCATTCGAATCCGGAGCCCAACCCGCCTCCTACTTAG
- the LOC108027718 gene encoding early boundary activity protein 3, with product MSNISNDSGLDDSANSGAVVNAHAPLAATRLSWFLAEVDDGSMKDGKPNGQPRLCVLHSMELLESDVSDKYMTRFVEFRVNGMVLEAKLILAADERRLVDAALLSMSKVEREDANGQMLLVQYTDNEKAGERLVQKLVSPNNVMWISTKPELKGNPLVSLAPGCIAHVLYAYESRDYMEKILLHLKARSFDLAFDDNLGADTEAMTDDTWMLVQYSPEPEMVVYQVVQYRQTVWRKENLFKDVIAYMQLPGSDIVLQAVVISYGPEKEALDAKFEELRRFSFDMDFPLPEELEKQPDHGTSTALFSRTSLYQKAEQRDATGEHKELRKSLEQMSEKAQGEAQMIIDAFDMVDNINKNLQSRLSGELRSAVEATSGDELN from the coding sequence AtgagcaacatcagcaacgACAGTGGCTTGGATGACTCGGCCAACAGTGGCGCCGTTGTGAACGCACATGCTCCCCTGGCAGCCACTCGGCTATCCTGGTTCCTGGCCGAGGTGGATGACGGGTCGATGAAGGATGGCAAGCCCAATGGCCAGCCCCGCCTCTGCGTACTGCACTCGATGGAGCTGCTGGAATCTGATGTATCGGACAAGTACATGACCCGCTTCGTGGAATTCCGCGTCAACGGAATGGTGCTGGAGGCCAAACTCATCCTGGCCGCCGATGAGAGGCGCCTGGTCGATGCTGCCTTACTTTCCATGAGCAAGGTGGAGCGCGAGGATGCCAACGGTCAGATGTTGTTGGTCCAGTACACAGACAACGAGAAGGCGGGCGAGCGTCTGGTCCAGAAACTCGTTTCCCCAAACAATGTGATGTGGATTAGCACGAAGCCCgagctgaagggcaatcccctGGTGAGCCTGGCTCCCGGATGCATTGCCCATGTCTTGTATGCCTACGAAAGTCGCGATTACATGGAGAAGATTCTGCTGCACCTGAAGGCACGCAGCTTTGATCTCGCCTTCGATGATAATTTGGGAGCTGATACGGAGGCCATGACCGACGACACCTGGATGCTGGTGCAATACAGTCCCGAGCCGGAGATGGTGGTCTACCAGGTGGTGCAGTACCGCCAAACCGTGTGGCGCAAGGAGAATCTCTTCAAGGATGTGATTGCCTACATGCAGCTCCCAGGCAGCGACATCGTCCTTCAGGCGGTCGTCATTAGCTATGGCCCGGAGAAAGAGGCCCTGGACGCCAAGTTCGAGGAGTTGCGAAGATTCTCGTTTGATATGGACTTTCCCCTGCCCGAGGAACTGGAGAAGCAGCCGGATCATGGCACTTCCACCGCCCTTTTCTCGCGCACCAGTCTGTATCAGAAGGCGGAGCAGCGGGACGCCACTGGGGAGCACAAGGAGCTGCGCAAGAGTCTGGAGCAGATGAGCGAAAAGGCCCAGGGCGAGGCCCAGATGATCATCGATGCCTTCGACATGGTTGACAACATCAACAAGAATCTGCAGAGTCGACTGTCCGGCGAATTGCGATCGGCCGTGGAGGCAACATCCGGGGACGAGCTTAATTAA